Part of the Polaribacter sp. Hel1_33_78 genome is shown below.
TGGCAATGCCAATGCTAATTTTCGGACTTATTTTTTCCTTTAAAAAGAATCTTATTTTTAAAGGAATTGGAAATGTTTTAGCAGGATTAGGTTTCTTTTTTTTAGGGATTTATTATATGAAAGAAGGTTTTGATGTTTTTAAAGAATTCATCGACTTATCTCAGTTTGCAGTTTCAGGGTTTTTAGGTGCTATAATTTATACAGGTTTAGGAATCATTATAACAACAATACTGCAATCTAGTAGTGCGGCTTTAGCATTAATATTAACGGCTTTAGCCACAGGTCAAATAGAATACGAGAATGCTCTAGCGCTGGCAATTGGTGCAAATATAGGAACTACGATAACGGCGATTTTAGGTTCCTTAGGTTCAAACATTGCAGGTAAAAGATTAGCAGTAGCACATCTAATTTTTAATGTTTCTACAGGGTTAATTGCCTTGATATTTATCTTCCCATTGGCAGATTTTGTAAATTATTTATCAGAATTTTTAAATTTTAAAGAAACAGATTACACTTTAAAATTAGCATTATTTCACACGATTTTTAATGTTTTAGGCGTCGTATTAATGATTCCTTTTATCAGTAAATTAGAACTCTTTTTATTAAAAATATTTAAAGAAATTGAAAATAAAGGAATTGATGAACCAAAATACTTAAATGAAGCTATTTTGAAATTTCCAGGAACATTAATTTCGGCAGTCTTAGAAGAATCTAAATATCTTTACAAGAATGCAATTTTTGAAATTGTTGCTCATGCCTTAAATATTCATAGAGATGACATTAAATCAGATATAAACATTAAAAAGATAATTAAACAATCTGACAAGAAAATTCCTATTGATATAGAAGAATTTTATTACAGTAAAGTTAAAAATATTTATGGTCAGATTATCAATTTTGTAACAAGAGGTCAGCAAGAATTGAAACTAACAAAACAGCAAAACAAGAGATTATCAGAATTAAAATTAGCCAATAGAAGAATGGTTGAAATTATAAAGGATACAAAAGAGTTAGAGAAAAACGTATCAGTATTTTTAGTTTCGGATAATGAAGAGATCAAAAATGAATACAATAAGTTTAGAAAAAAAGTTGTGAAGGTTTTAAGAGTGATCTATTTGTTTAGAAAAAAAGAAGATAAAGATGAATATTTTAATCAATTAATGATTTTAAAGAGAGAAGCCAAAACGGCGCTAAAAGAAGATAATAAATCTTTAGATAGATTAATAAGAAAAAATCTAATTACAACAGATATGGCATCATCTTTAGTAAACGATAATGTGACTGTGAATGATTTAATCAAGAAATTAATTCAGGTTGCAGAATTATTATATTCAGAAAAAGATGTAATTTTAGAAACGGTTATAAATAATAAAATTCAACAATGAACTGGGAACAACTCCTTTCTTTAAAACGCTATGGCGATAGACAAACGCGCACTAGAGCAGCACAAGATGAAACACGACTGGGTTTTGATGTAGATTTTGATAGAATCATATTTTCATCAGCATTTAGAAGCCTGCAA
Proteins encoded:
- a CDS encoding Na/Pi cotransporter family protein; this encodes MIKKILFPTFLIILAIILYFNPNFKTIAAGVAVLLFGVILLEEGFKVFTKGPLQFFLKQTTDKLYKSITAGALVTTFIQSSSLVSVITISFISAGLISLSGGLGLIFGANIGTTATAWLVAGFGLKIKIASLAMPMLIFGLIFSFKKNLIFKGIGNVLAGLGFFFLGIYYMKEGFDVFKEFIDLSQFAVSGFLGAIIYTGLGIIITTILQSSSAALALILTALATGQIEYENALALAIGANIGTTITAILGSLGSNIAGKRLAVAHLIFNVSTGLIALIFIFPLADFVNYLSEFLNFKETDYTLKLALFHTIFNVLGVVLMIPFISKLELFLLKIFKEIENKGIDEPKYLNEAILKFPGTLISAVLEESKYLYKNAIFEIVAHALNIHRDDIKSDINIKKIIKQSDKKIPIDIEEFYYSKVKNIYGQIINFVTRGQQELKLTKQQNKRLSELKLANRRMVEIIKDTKELEKNVSVFLVSDNEEIKNEYNKFRKKVVKVLRVIYLFRKKEDKDEYFNQLMILKREAKTALKEDNKSLDRLIRKNLITTDMASSLVNDNVTVNDLIKKLIQVAELLYSEKDVILETVINNKIQQ